The genomic DNA GCCTTTCCGGGGATCGTTCGTCCAGGCCATGGTGGCGGCCACCGCGCCCGGCTGCGACAGCTTCACCGTCTACCACTGCGACCCCTGGGTGGCCCCCATGGACGCGGCGGCGACGAAGGCGGTCGAGGCGGCCAACGCCGAGGTGATGGCCCGGGCCGCGCACCGCGCCCCCACCGCCGGCGGCGCCGACCTGATCTCCTTCCCCGTCACCACCCCGCGCGGCCAGGACTACGGCGCCCAGGCCCGCAACCACGAGCGCCAGCTCCGCAACCTCCTCGGCGGCGAGCCGATCGACGCGGACGTCGTGCACGCCCACGTCGGACTGCCCAGCGGCTGGGCCGCCCTGAAGAACGCCCGCCCCGGCGCCCGGGTCTTCGTGACCGAGCACGCGTCGTTCCTGGAGCGGGTCTTCCAGGACCCCGAGGCCGTCGAGCTGTACGACGAACTGCTGCACGGCGTCACCGGCTTCCTCGTCGTCGGCGACAAGGTCACCGAGGTGCTGGAGCGCCGGTTCCCGCACCACGCCGACAGGATCCTGCGCATCCCCAACCCGATCTCCTTCGACGAGCCGCGCCCCGAGCCGGTGAAGGACCTGCGCAAGTGGCTGTACCTGGGCAGCGTGACCGAGCCCAAGGGCGTGAAGTGGCTCGTCGAGGCGTTCGCCCGGTGCCACGCGGAGGACCCGTCGCTCACCCTCACCCTCGTCGGCGAGGGCCCGCTGCGCGGCCCGCTCACCGAGCGCGTGGCCGAACTGGGCCTGGGCGACGCCGTGAAGCTGCCCGGCTCCATCCCGCACGAGCAGGCGCTGGAACTGATGCGCGGCCACGACCTGCTGGTCCACCCCAGCCGGTACGAGACCTTCGGCATGACCATCGTCGAGGGCCTCGCCGCCGGCATGCCGGTCCTCGTGACCCGCTGCGGCGGCCCCGAGAAGACCCTCGCCGGCATCGAGGACGCCGCGGGCGAACTCATCGACGTGGAGGAGAACCCGGAGTCGATCGTCGAGGGGTACCGGCGCCTGCGCGCCCGCTTCCTCGACGGCGGACTGGACCTCGCACGCGCCCAGGCGAAGCTCGCCGCCGACTACGGCTACGAGGCCGTGGCCCAGGCGCACTACCGACTCTGGTTCCCCGACTCCCCGTGATGGAGTGACATGCAGGTTCTGTTCCTGGCCCTTGGCGCCTCGCGCAAGCGGGCCGTGGTCGAAGAGTCCGCCGCGGTCGCCGCGGCCGGCGGCCGGGCGGTCGTCCTGGTCGGCCAGAGGCAGCCCTGGGCGACCGAGGCGTTCGCCCCCGGCGTGCGGCTGACGACGCTCGACGAGCTGGAGGCCGGGCACCTGCCGCGCCGGCTCGAACGGGCGGTGCTCTACCAGGCGCCGCGCCGCGTCGCCGGGGCGGTCGGCCGCGGCCCCCTGAGCGCGAAGGCCCGGAAGGCCCTCAAGGCGTACGAGAAGCGGGTCGCCGGCCGCGTGCACCGCCGCGTGTTCACGCCGCTGCACCGCAGGGTGTGGCCGACGGCCACGGCCCGGCTGGTCCTGCGCCGCTGTTTCGGCCGGCGGGGCGGCCCCGACCTCGTCGTCGTCGCCGACGCCCTCTCCACGCGGACCGCCGCCGAGCTGATGGACGCCTGGGAGCGCGAGGGACTGGGAACCCCGCGCATGGCCTACAGCGTCGACTCCGTCGTACCGCCGATCGTCGCCCGGGCGACCCCGCAGCCCTCAGCCGCTCGCTGAACCAACCGAGGAAGACTGATGAAGAACCGTAGCGAACGGCGCCCCCGTGTGCTCTACCTGGCGTTCTACTTCCCCCCGTCGCGGGCGAGCGGCGTCTACCGCGCCCGGGCGACCGCCAACCACCTGGTGGAGAAGGGCTGGGACGTCACGGTCTGCGCCGCCCCGCTCGACTTCCTCTACAACGTGATCGGCTCTGTCGACGAGGAGCTGTCGAAGACCGTCGACCCGCGCATCCGCGTGGAGCGGCCGTCGCTCAACCAGTACACGTGGCAGCAGGACCTGCGCGACTACAGCTGGCTGCGCCGCAGCTTCCCGCTGATGGCCAAGCGCGTCTACCAGTTCAGCCAGACGAAGCTCTTCCCCGAGCGGTACTCGTCCTGGGCGTGGGCTTCCGTCACGCGGGCGCTGAAGCTGCACGCCAAGCAGCGTTTCGACGTGGTCGTCGCCACCGGCAACCCGTTCGCCTCGTTCGGCGCCGCCTGGCTGTTCAACAAGCTCACCGGCGTCCCGTACGTCATGGACTACCGCGACTCGTGGACGCTGGACCTCTTCCACGACGAGCCGGCGTTCCCCGAGGGGCACATCGCCTGGGCGTGGGAGAAGCGCATGCTCGGCAAGGCGTCGGCGGCCGTCTTCGTCAACGAGGCACTGCGCGGCTGGCACGCCGAGCGCTACCCGGAGGTCGCCGACCGCATGATGGTCGTCCCCAACGGGTGGGACGCCGACGTGCTGCCCGCCGAGGAGCCGTCCGGGGAGCGGCCCGACGAGGAGGTCCCGACCGATGAGCGGCCCGCGCCGCTGAAGTTCACCTACCTCGGCACGCTCACCGCGAAGCAGCCGGTGGAGGAGATGGCCGAGGCGTTCAAGATCGCCCGCCGCCACCCGGACCTCGCCGGCGCGGAGCTGCAGATCCACGGCCACCTCGGCTTCTTCAAGAACAGCCCCGGCACCCTGAAGGCCCGCCTCGGCCTCCAGGACGGCCCGCGTCCCGAAGGCGTGGAGGACACCGGCCTGCGCTACTGCGGGCCCGTCTCCAAGACCGAGGTCGGCCGGGTGTACTAGGAGGCCGACGTCCTGGTCTTCCTCGCGGGCGGCGGCAAGTACGTCACCTCCGGCAAGATCTTCGAGTACATGGCCTTCGGGCACCCGATCGTCTCCGTGCACCAGCCCGGCATCGCCGCGCAGGACGTGCTCGACGGGTACCCGCTGTGGTTCAACGCCGACAGTCTCGACGTCGAGGAGTTGGCGGCGTCGATGGTCGCCGCGGGCAAGGCGGCCCGCGACCTCACGCCCGAGCAGCGCGCGGCGGCGCGGCGGCACGCCGACACGTACACGCGTGAGGCGACGCTCATCCCGTTCGAGCGACGGCTGCGGGAGATCGCTGACGGCCCGCACCGCACCGAAGAGGCCCCGGCCGCCTTCCCCGGCCGGGGCCTCCCGCGTCCCGTTCAGCGGTCCGTCACTCGGGGTCGTACGCGGTGCGGTCCAGGCTCGCCGTCACCTTCAGGTGCGGGTGGGACTTGGCCCACTTCCAGCCCGTCACCGTCGAGTTGATGTCGCTGACGAACACGGTGTCCACCAGGTCCAGGCGCAGCTCCGGAAGCACCCGCCGCCTGGCGATGCGGGCGAACAGCTGCGGCCTGACCTCCCGGTAACCGCGGTTGAAGACCTTCTTGTGGAAGGCGTTGGCGACCTTCGTGTGGGCCCGCTGCACGGTCGCGACGGCCAGCTCCGGGCCGATCGCCTCGCGGTTCCTCGCGGCGAGCCGCCGTGCCCGCCGCAGTACGGCGCGGGGCGCGCGGTAGACGAGGAACCGCTCGGCGCGCGGGATGCGCAGCTTCTGCTCGGCGTCCCCGATGCCGACGACGGGCACGGCCGGGTCGAGGTCCAGGGTCTGCCACAGGTCCGGCGACTGGGCGGTGACGAGGGTGACCTCGACGCCCTTCCCGACGAGGTGGTTGGCGAAGTCGACGATCCGCCGCGGCTTGGCCGGGGTCAGCGCCAGCACGACGGCGCGCCCGACGGGCTCGCCCGGACGGCGGGCGGGTGCCTCCCCGGCCGGCTCGGCGGCCCCGGCGCCCTCCCGCGCCCCGTCGCCGGCCGCCCCGGCGCCCCCCCGCGTCCACGGGGTCCGGCACGGGCGGCAGGGCGCCGCCGTACACCTCGACGAGCTGCTTGCCGACCGCCTCGCGGCCGACCCGGCCCTCCAGCGCCTCGCGGGCCGCCGGCAGGTCCAGGTCACCGGCGCGGGCGCGCAGCCCCCGGTACGCGTCGACGATGACCCGCGGATCGTCGCTGACGTCCATGAGCGCACCCGCCAGCGTCTCGACGCCGGCCAGCGTCTCCTGGGGGCCGCCGCTGCGGGTCGCGAGCACGGGGAGCCCGGACGCGATCGCCTCGACGACCGTCATCCCGAACGTCTCCCTCTTGCTGGCGTGCACGAGCAGGTCGTACTCGTGCATCAGCGGACCCACGGCCTCCGGGGCGACCGGCGGCAGTATGCGGAAGCGCTCGCCCAGGCCCAGTTGGGCGCCGCGGGCGCGCAGCTCCTCCTCGGCGGGGCCGTGGCCGACCATCGTGAGGGTGGCGCGCGGCTCCTCCGCGGCGACCAGAGCGAACGCCTCCAGCAGCTCCTTGACGCCCTTCGGCTGGACGAGCCGCCCCAGGTACAGCCAGCGCAGCAGCTCGAGGGAGCGCTCCGGGCCCGGCGTGAAGCGGTCGAGGGGGACCGGGTTGGGCACGACGCCCACCTTGTCCGCGTACCGCGGGAAGCGCTTCACGACCTGCTCGCGCAGGGCGGCGCTGACGCACGCGAACGCGTCGGCGCGCTCCAGCACCTGCTCGTACAGCTCCGCGGCCGGGGCCTGGGAGAAGACCCTGTCGAGGAACGAGGAGTGCTCGGTCACCACGACGCGGGCGTCCGGGCGGGCCAGCCGGGTGGCCAGGACACCGCCGTAGATGCCGGTGTGGGCGTGGACGACCGGCGCCTCGATCCGTCCGCCGGGCAGGGCGCTGCGCAACGCCTTCACCTGCGCCTCGACCCACGGGGCGTAGTTCCTGCGGCCGATGAGCGGCACCGGGACGCGCACGACGGTCGCCTCGTCGGCGTCCACGACGTGGCCCAGGGCGCCGCGCTCCCGCAGGCGGTCGGCGGTCACGCGGATGGCGTCGTTGAGCGGGGCGGACGCGCGACCGGTCCAGTCCTCGGTGTGGAAGACGGTGACGCGGTCGTAGTTCCCCGCGACGGCCGCGGTCGCCGCCTGCACGAACGATCCGGCGTACGGGTTGTTCGGCGACGGGTACCACGGGGTGAGGACGGCCAGGTCGGACGGCTCCACGACGCGGCCGGCGCCGTGCGGCTCCAGCACCAGCGCGACGCCCGGCCGGCGGCGCTTGGCGATCCAGGCGACGGGCAGCGCCTGGGCGTCGCCCGCGACGATGGTGTCGGCCTCGGCGAACGGCCCCGACCTGGCGGCGGCCAGCTTCTTGGCGGAGCCCCAGGCCGTGCCGTTCCTGTCCGGGGCGACGCGGACCACCTCCACGCCGTCCAGCCGGCCCAGCTCCTCCAGCGCCTCACGCCACTCCGGGGCGTCCAGCACGACCAGGGAGACCCGGGACCCCGAGGAGGCGAGCTCCTTCACCTGCTCGCGCGTCGCCCGTACTCGGTATGTGCCAAGCGCGAGATAGAGCACGTGGCTGTTCATCTGGATCCCTTCGCCCTTTCACCTGCACGCCACGCACCCGTGCGGCGGAAGCGGCCCCACGGGGTTCGGTACGGAGATACAGCGCGGCGGCACCACCCTACCGAAGGCGGTGCCCCCTCCCGGCACGCGGCCGGGGCGTCGTCAGCCCTCGCACTCGGCGAGGACGCCGTCCTCTTCCCGGTACAGGGCACCGGTCTGCGGGCACTCCCACACGCCCTCCTCGCCGGCCCGCTCGACCAGCCGGACACCGGCCCTGCCGACCCAGCCGATCCGCCGCGCCGGGACGCCCACGACGAGCGCGAAGTCCGGTACGTCCCGCGTGACGACGGCACCCGCGGCGACCATCGCCCAGCGCCCGACGCGCACCGGCGCGACGCACACGGAACGGGCGCCCAGCGAGGCGCCCTCGCCGACCTTGACGCCGACGGCCTCCCAGTCGCCCCCGCGCTTCAGCCTGCCCTCGGGGTCGACGGAGCGGGGGTTGTGGTCGTTGGTGAGCACCACGGCGGGGCCCACGAACACGCCGTCGCCCAGCTCGGCGGGCTCGTAGACGAGCGCGTAGTTCTGCAGCTTGACGTTGTCGCCGATGCGGACGCCGGTGCCGACGTACGCGCCGCGCCCGATCACGCAGCCTTCCCCGAGCCGGGCGTTCTCACGGATCTGCGCGAGCTCCCAGACGCTGCTCCCGGCCCCGATCTCGGCGGTCTCGTCGACCTGGGCGGTGGGCTGGACCCTGTAGTTCACTCTGCTGTCTCTTTCGGGGGACGGCGGAAGTCTTCGACGCCAGAGCATACGCGGACGTCCCCGGCGCCAGGCGTGCGGCGGGTCAGGGGGAGTGCGGCCAGACGAGCATCAGGTACACGCCGTAGGCGGTGGACAGGCCGACGGCCGTGCCGAGCAGTGCGTGCATGGTGGCGGGCCGGGCCGCGGCGAGGGCCCGTGCGGCCGGGACGAGCAGGGGGAAGGCGGGCAGCAGGAAACGCGCCTTGGAATGGAAGTACCCGGCTCCGCCCACGGCGATGAGCAGCAGCATTCCGGCGTACACCAGCAGCACGACGGGCTGGCGCTGCTGCATGCAGACGGCGAACGTCACCACGGCGGCCACGACGGTGGCGGCGCCGACCGCGGTGTTGAGGTTGAGCGGCAGCTTCAGGAAGACGTCCGCGACGCGGTGCAGGGTGAAGGAGCCCCCGTCGAAGGTGCTGCCCCACCTCTCCTGCACCTCGAAGTAGCCGCGCCAGTCGCCCGCCCGGTGGCCGACCCACCCGAACCAGGCGAACCATCCCAGCGGTGCGACGGCCACGGCGGTGAGCAGCGGGCCCGTACGGTCCGGACGCCCCCGGTCCTCCCCGGAGGCGGAGCGACGGCGGGAGGTGAACAGCGCCCACAGCGCGGCGAGCACGACCGCGGCGACGACGGCGGATCCGGAGGGCCGGGTGAGCCCCGCGAGCGACGCCAGCACTCCGGCGGTGACCCAGCGGTGGCCGAGCGCCGCGTACAGGGACCAGGCGCACAGGGCGGTGAAGACCGGCTCGGTGTACGCCATGGACTCCACCATGGCGTGGGGGGCTATGCCCCACAGCACCGTGGCGACGACGGCGGTGCGCCGGTCGGCCACGCGCTCCACGACGGCGTAGACGCCCCAGGCCGCGAGCAGCGCGGCGACGACGGCCACGCCCCAGGCCACCTGCGCGGCGGGCAGGGGCAGGAGCGTCGAGCCGCCGCGTATCAGGGCCGGGTAGAGCGGGAAGAACGCGTACTTGCACAGGGGCCCCTGGACGGTGCAGGAACCCGTCATGGGGGCGGCGTAGCCGTACTCCGCTATGTGGGTGTAGAACACCGCGTCGTACGCGCCGGCGAGCATCGTGCCGAGGCTCGGGTCGTCCCCGTCCGCGCGCAGGGCCACGGCCGCCACGCCGAGGCAGCGCACGGCCGCGTACGCGAGGAGCGCGGGCCAGGCCCGCGAGGCGGCGGCCCGCAGCCCGCGCGGAAGAGGCCCGGCCGCCGCGGTCGCCGGAGTGCGGCGCCTGCGGTGCGTCCGGTCGGATCGCGGTGGGGGGGTCCGGGCCGGCTCGGTCTGGATCGGGGGCATGGGCGGCATCTCCGCGTGCGGACGCTGGGAGGGCGGGCGCGGGGCCTTGCGGCCCCTCGTGTCCCGCCGGGTGGACGGTGGCGGCGCTCAGCGCCGCGGGAGGAGCCGGCCGAGACGGTGCCCGACGCCCCACGCGGTGACCCGCCACAGGGCCTCGACCACGATGGCGCGGCTCATCTTGCTGTCTCCGCGCTCGCGCTCGACGAACGTGATCGGCACCTCGACGACCCGGAAGCCGGCCTTCACCGTGCGCCACGCCAGGTCGACCTGGAAGCAGTACCCCTGGGACGCGACCCGGTCCATGCCGAGGCCCTCCAGCGTCCGCCGCCGGAACGCGCGGTAACCGCCGGTGACGTCCCTGATCGGCACGCCGAGGAGGGTTCGCGAGTACAGGCTGCCGCCGCGCGACAGGAACTCGCGGGACCTGGGCCAGTTGACGACCTTGCCGCCGGGCACCCACCGCGAACCGAGCACGAGGTCGGCGCCGTCGAGCGCGTCGAGCAGCCGGGGCAGCTCCTCGGGCTGGTGGGAGCCGTCGGCGTCCATCTCGACGAGCACCTCGTAGCCCCGCTCGATGCCCCAGGCGAACCCCGCGAGGTAGGCGGCGCCGAGCCCCTCCTTGCCGGCCCGGTGCAGCACGTGCACGTGGTCGTCGGAGCCGGCGAGCTCGTCGGCGATCTTCCCGGTGCCGTCGGGGCTGTTGTCGTCGGCCACGAGGACGTGCGCCCCGGGTACGGAAGCGCGCACACGGGAGACGATCTCCGTGACGTTGTCGGCCTCGTTGTAGGTCGGAATGATCACCAGGACCGCTTCCGGACCCGCATCCCGCCGCTCGTTGATGTTCACTGCACCTTCACCTCGGGATCCCGCCGGCGGGTCGGACGGCCGCGCGGTTCCACCAGAGCATACGGCGTCGTATCCCCACCGGGCGGGGTCGGGGCGAGTTGCAACGGCAGGGGGGAGGCGTGGAGGCATGGGGTCCTCCCGTGGTGAAACCGTGGCCAAGAAGGTGAGGTCATGACGGGAACCCGCCTCGCGCGTTCAGCTCGTCACAGCACTCGTCACAGCACTCGTCACAGCTAGATGAGTGAGTCCGATGTCTTCAGTGGTCGTAGGCGATCAGCGAGCGTTTGGCTGGGGCTCCGGTGGTCCAGTTGTGCCAGATCGCGGTGGCCAGGGCGAGGAGGCGTTGGGCGGTGCGGGCGAAGACTCCGGCCGGGGTTCTGCCGCCGTGCTGTTCCAGGCTGAGCCGGCCTTTGAGGGTGTCGATGACGGCCTCGATCCACTGGCGGACCCGGGCGATCTTCCCGTGCCGGGCCGGTTCGTCCTTGCGGTCCGGCCGCACCAGGTGGGCGCCGAGCCGGTCGGTGACGAAGGTTTCGAACTCCTTCCGGCGAAGCCCTTGTCGGCCAGGAGCACCTGCCCTGCACGGACGAGGCGGTGGTCGCGTTCCAGCAGCGCGGCCATCACCTCCCGTTCCCCGAGTTTCGGGTTGGCCGGGCACCAGGTGACGGGCATGCCCTCGGCGGTGGTGACCAGGTAGAGCCTCAGGCCCCGGAAGAAGCGGGAGTGGGAGCGGTAGTAGCCGTAACCGGCGTGTCCGGCCAGGCCGGAGCGTTTGACCGTCTTGCGGGACGCGGCGCAGGGTAGCGGTGTGGAGTGGATCAGCCGGAGGTCGTCGTGCCAGGTGGGCACCTGTCGGGCGAGCATCTCGATCACGTGAGTGATCAGGGGCCCTGCGGCGTTGAGGCGTTTGTTGCAGGCGGACGGCTGGGGCAGGTAGCGGAACAGGTGCCCCAGCCGGGCGTGGGCGAAGCGGATGAAGTGCCGGGCCGAGGGGAAACCGAGCAGGACCTGGGCGACGGCCAGGCACAGCAGTTCGGCGTCCGTGAGTTTCGGGGGTCGCCCGATCCGGCGACACGGGGCCACATGGTCGTCGATGAACACGTACAGTGCCGCCAGAAGGGCGTCCAGGTTCGTCTTCACACACTGACCAACGGGCGCCCTTCGCCATGGTCGCGACCAGCACAGACAGCGGACTCATTCATCCAGGGTCCGCGTGTCGTCCGCACCTTCGGACACCGTCTCTTCCGGCGGGTCCGCAGTGGCGGATCGAAGGTGCGGGCGGTGGCGGCGGAGGCCGGGAAGGGGGCGGCCTTACACGCGTGACGGCGGTGCAGGCGGCGGCATCCGGCCCGCCAGGACCCGGCGGGTCCGCTGGTCCGGCGGTGCCGGCTGAGCCGGGTGGAGGGCTCGATGCCCTTGCGGGCGACGCGGTGGCGGACGCCGCGCTCGCGCAACCGGGACACAGGGCGTCGTAGCCGTCGGTCCTTGTCGCCGCGGAGCTTGGCCGGCCCCCGTCGACGCGGACCGGCAGCCCTTCCGGGGCCCGCCCCCACGGGTACCCCGCCCCGTCGGTAGCGCGCCCCGCTCGGTTTGACCGGCCCGACGGGGGGACCTAGTCTTGACCGTCGGCGTGTTTCCATGCGCGCCAGCTCCTGAGCACCTTCCCTCCCGGCCGGGGCCGGGGAGGCCGTTCCGACCATCCGGTCCAGTCGCGGGCCACGCCCGTGCGGGCGGCTGGCGTCAGGGGTTTCCGTTTCGAGCGAGGAGAGATCCGCGTGTACGCCATCGTGCGCAGCGGTGGTCGCCAGCACAAGGTTGCTGTCGGCGACATCGTTGAGGTTGACAAGATTTCCACTGCCAAGGTTGGCGACGCGGTCGAGCTCTCGACCCTGCTCGTTGTCGACGGCGACTCCGTGACCAGCGACCCGTGGGTCCTGGCCGGCATCAAGGTCCAGGCCG from Streptomyces sp. MRC013 includes the following:
- a CDS encoding glycosyltransferase; the encoded protein is MKQAASRDAAVVTPWYPTRELPFRGSFVQAMVAATAPGCDSFTVYHCDPWVAPMDAAATKAVEAANAEVMARAAHRAPTAGGADLISFPVTTPRGQDYGAQARNHERQLRNLLGGEPIDADVVHAHVGLPSGWAALKNARPGARVFVTEHASFLERVFQDPEAVELYDELLHGVTGFLVVGDKVTEVLERRFPHHADRILRIPNPISFDEPRPEPVKDLRKWLYLGSVTEPKGVKWLVEAFARCHAEDPSLTLTLVGEGPLRGPLTERVAELGLGDAVKLPGSIPHEQALELMRGHDLLVHPSRYETFGMTIVEGLAAGMPVLVTRCGGPEKTLAGIEDAAGELIDVEENPESIVEGYRRLRARFLDGGLDLARAQAKLAADYGYEAVAQAHYRLWFPDSP
- a CDS encoding glycosyltransferase, translated to MKNRSERRPRVLYLAFYFPPSRASGVYRARATANHLVEKGWDVTVCAAPLDFLYNVIGSVDEELSKTVDPRIRVERPSLNQYTWQQDLRDYSWLRRSFPLMAKRVYQFSQTKLFPERYSSWAWASVTRALKLHAKQRFDVVVATGNPFASFGAAWLFNKLTGVPYVMDYRDSWTLDLFHDEPAFPEGHIAWAWEKRMLGKASAAVFVNEALRGWHAERYPEVADRMMVVPNGWDADVLPAEEPSGERPDEEVPTDERPAPLKFTYLGTLTAKQPVEEMAEAFKIARRHPDLAGAELQIHGHLGFFKNSPGTLKARLGLQDGPRPEGVEDTGLRYCGPVSKTEVGRVY
- a CDS encoding glycosyltransferase family 4 protein is translated as MNSHVLYLALGTYRVRATREQVKELASSGSRVSLVVLDAPEWREALEELGRLDGVEVVRVAPDRNGTAWGSAKKLAAARSGPFAEADTIVAGDAQALPVAWIAKRRRPGVALVLEPHGAGRVVEPSDLAVLTPWYPSPNNPYAGSFVQAATAAVAGNYDRVTVFHTEDWTGRASAPLNDAIRVTADRLRERGALGHVVDADEATVVRVPVPLIGRRNYAPWVEAQVKALRSALPGGRIEAPVVHAHTGIYGGVLATRLARPDARVVVTEHSSFLDRVFSQAPAAELYEQVLERADAFACVSAALREQVVKRFPRYADKVGVVPNPVPLDRFTPGPERSLELLRWLYLGRLVQPKGVKELLEAFALVAAEEPRATLTMVGHGPAEEELRARGAQLGLGERFRILPPVAPEAVGPLMHEYDLLVHASKRETFGMTVVEAIASGLPVLATRSGGPQETLAGVETLAGALMDVSDDPRVIVDAYRGLRARAGDLDLPAAREALEGRVGREAVGKQLVEVYGGALPPVPDPVDAGGRRGGRRRGAGGRRGRRAGRGGTRPPSGRARRARRRAGADPGQAAADRRLRQPPRREGRRGHPRHRPVAGPVADPGPRPGRARRRHRGRRAEAAHPARRAVPRLPRAPRRTAAGTAARREEPRGDRPGAGRRDRAAGPHEGRQRLPQEGLQPRLPGGQAAAVRPHRQAAGASGAAPGPGGHRVRQRHQLDGDGLEVGQVPPAPEGDGEPGPHRVRPRVTDR
- a CDS encoding acyltransferase, yielding MNYRVQPTAQVDETAEIGAGSSVWELAQIRENARLGEGCVIGRGAYVGTGVRIGDNVKLQNYALVYEPAELGDGVFVGPAVVLTNDHNPRSVDPEGRLKRGGDWEAVGVKVGEGASLGARSVCVAPVRVGRWAMVAAGAVVTRDVPDFALVVGVPARRIGWVGRAGVRLVERAGEEGVWECPQTGALYREEDGVLAECEG
- a CDS encoding glycosyltransferase family 39 protein, whose translation is MPPIQTEPARTPPPRSDRTHRRRRTPATAAAGPLPRGLRAAASRAWPALLAYAAVRCLGVAAVALRADGDDPSLGTMLAGAYDAVFYTHIAEYGYAAPMTGSCTVQGPLCKYAFFPLYPALIRGGSTLLPLPAAQVAWGVAVVAALLAAWGVYAVVERVADRRTAVVATVLWGIAPHAMVESMAYTEPVFTALCAWSLYAALGHRWVTAGVLASLAGLTRPSGSAVVAAVVLAALWALFTSRRRSASGEDRGRPDRTGPLLTAVAVAPLGWFAWFGWVGHRAGDWRGYFEVQERWGSTFDGGSFTLHRVADVFLKLPLNLNTAVGAATVVAAVVTFAVCMQQRQPVVLLVYAGMLLLIAVGGAGYFHSKARFLLPAFPLLVPAARALAAARPATMHALLGTAVGLSTAYGVYLMLVWPHSP
- the rplU gene encoding 50S ribosomal protein L21: MYAIVRSGGRQHKVAVGDIVEVDKISTAKVGDAVELSTLLVVDGDSVTSDPWVLAGIKVQAEVVDHHKGAKIDILRYKNKTGYRRRQGHRQQYTAIKVTAIPTAAK